A section of the Clostridium sp. TW13 genome encodes:
- a CDS encoding response regulator: MNITVGKKIYELRKGKDITQEKLASELGVSVAAVSKWETGNSIPDIIMLCSIADFFDISTDELLGRSKNKRKVIVVDDVQFIRDSLKKILIENECEIIGEASDGKELLDMLKKKKADLIMLDIKMPRIDGISALQHIKKDYPDIKIIMCSAVTDKAIIDSAIALGVSGFITKPFLPNTVISSLNMI; this comes from the coding sequence ATGAATATTACAGTAGGTAAAAAAATATATGAACTAAGAAAAGGTAAAGATATAACTCAAGAAAAACTAGCATCTGAACTAGGAGTGTCAGTAGCAGCAGTATCAAAATGGGAAACTGGCAATTCCATACCTGATATTATAATGTTATGCTCAATTGCAGATTTTTTTGACATATCAACAGATGAACTACTTGGAAGAAGCAAAAATAAAAGAAAAGTCATAGTTGTAGATGATGTTCAGTTTATTAGAGATTCACTAAAAAAGATATTAATCGAAAATGAGTGTGAAATTATTGGTGAAGCTTCAGATGGAAAAGAGCTATTGGATATGCTCAAAAAGAAAAAAGCAGATTTAATAATGCTTGACATTAAAATGCCTAGAATTGATGGTATAAGTGCTCTACAGCATATTAAGAAAGACTATCCTGATATTAAAATAATTATGTGTTCAGCTGTAACTGATAAAGCAATTATTGATTCAGCAATAGCATTAGGTGTATCTGGTTTTATTACAAAACCATTTTTACCAAACACAGTTATCTCAAGTCTAAATATGATTTAG
- a CDS encoding SDR family NAD(P)-dependent oxidoreductase, whose amino-acid sequence MFDLKGKIAVITGASSGLGRDAALAYAKEGVNVALLARRAEKLEELAKEIETLGVKAIAVKCDVAKEEEVKSAIETVVNEFGRIDILLNNAGVAVRGGVDTLNNDDWDKSMNINVKGIYLVSKYVIPIMKQQNYGKVVNVSSINAFLADKNDIFIRHSYNASKAAVLGLSQGMAASYAQYGITVNTICPGLFESEMTENTLFKSQEFLSKYNILCPASRPAKRGELNGTIFYFSSDASSYVTGQYIVVDGGLSIV is encoded by the coding sequence ATGTTTGATTTAAAAGGGAAAATTGCTGTAATTACTGGTGCATCAAGTGGGTTGGGAAGAGATGCTGCACTAGCATATGCTAAAGAAGGGGTCAACGTTGCCTTGTTGGCAAGAAGGGCTGAAAAACTTGAAGAACTAGCTAAGGAAATTGAAACTTTAGGAGTAAAAGCAATTGCAGTTAAGTGTGATGTTGCAAAGGAAGAGGAAGTTAAAAGTGCCATAGAAACTGTAGTTAATGAGTTTGGTAGAATTGATATTTTATTAAATAATGCTGGTGTAGCTGTTCGTGGTGGTGTAGATACTCTTAATAACGATGATTGGGATAAAAGTATGAATATAAATGTAAAGGGAATTTATCTTGTTAGTAAGTATGTTATTCCAATTATGAAGCAGCAAAACTATGGTAAGGTGGTTAATGTTAGCTCAATTAATGCGTTTTTAGCAGATAAGAATGATATCTTCATTAGACATTCTTATAATGCATCTAAAGCAGCAGTTTTAGGACTATCCCAAGGGATGGCAGCATCCTATGCTCAATATGGGATAACTGTAAATACTATATGTCCAGGGTTGTTTGAATCAGAAATGACAGAGAATACTTTGTTTAAATCACAAGAGTTTTTATCAAAATATAATATACTTTGTCCAGCTTCAAGACCAGCTAAAAGGGGAGAATTAAATGGAACTATTTTTTATTTTTCTTCTGATGCATCAAGCTATGTAACAGGTCAATACATTGTAGTCGATGGTGGTTTGTCAATAGTATAA
- a CDS encoding MerR family transcriptional regulator produces the protein MFKIGDFSKLTKVSVRMLRYYDEVGLFKPAKIDDFTGYRFYSAKQISEINLIVSLRDMGFNVADITLFIKEKSDEKLEDILKVKIQEIRNNIRSEERRLEKINFTIRNMKKERVNMNYNVTLKSLPSYKVISLRDTIPAYDAEGILWARLSEYLMTKNIPCSEIAYATYHDDGVKEGEVDVEVVMGVDNLMNDENGFIFKKTEEVEQAASILVPGDYSNIGGAYNFLANWIEENGYSMSGNPRQVAIRGPWNEINSEDYLSEIQIPVKK, from the coding sequence ATGTTCAAGATTGGAGATTTTTCTAAATTGACTAAAGTGTCTGTACGTATGCTCAGATATTATGATGAGGTTGGACTTTTTAAGCCTGCTAAAATTGATGATTTTACAGGTTATAGATTTTATTCAGCAAAACAGATTTCAGAGATTAATCTAATAGTGTCATTGAGAGATATGGGATTTAATGTAGCTGATATAACTCTATTTATAAAAGAAAAATCTGATGAAAAGCTAGAGGACATATTAAAGGTCAAAATTCAAGAAATTAGGAATAATATAAGATCTGAGGAAAGAAGACTTGAAAAAATCAACTTCACTATAAGAAATATGAAAAAGGAGAGAGTTAATATGAATTATAATGTTACATTAAAATCACTACCAAGCTATAAGGTTATCTCTTTAAGAGATACTATACCAGCTTATGATGCAGAAGGTATACTTTGGGCAAGGTTGAGTGAGTACCTAATGACGAAGAATATTCCTTGTAGTGAAATAGCTTATGCTACCTATCACGATGATGGGGTAAAAGAAGGCGAGGTTGACGTAGAGGTAGTTATGGGTGTTGACAATCTTATGAATGATGAAAATGGATTTATATTCAAGAAAACTGAAGAGGTAGAGCAGGCTGCTAGTATTTTAGTTCCAGGAGATTATTCTAATATAGGAGGAGCATATAATTTCCTTGCAAATTGGATTGAGGAAAATGGATACAGTATGTCTGGAAATCCACGTCAAGTTGCAATAAGAGGACCTTGGAATGAAATAAATTCAGAGGATTATTTGAGTGAAATACAGATACCAGTAAAGAAATAA
- a CDS encoding EFR1 family ferrodoxin (N-terminal region resembles flavodoxins. C-terminal ferrodoxin region binds two 4Fe-4S clusters.) — MTCEIVYYSATETTTKVVSVLSKKISEEVIFSRVDMTSYKKVVPSKADLIIFASPVYGGRIPSSIMKCFEMKCTKAKKIVGIAVYGNMSCGVSLKQYSKLARKHSCLLIGVGAFIGEHTYSLEEAPIARCRPNETDLEQAKLFGLAIQDKVNRGINEEVKIPNTLFPLFIEKFPEGMVKVGVKKPIIQGSCNGCGLCEKSCPTKAIDPNTFIIDNKKCIRCFSCVKKCNRNARKAELIIKGLKYLFSYIGRKNKESAWII; from the coding sequence ATGACTTGTGAAATTGTATATTATTCTGCCACAGAAACTACAACAAAAGTAGTAAGTGTATTGTCAAAAAAAATAAGTGAAGAAGTGATTTTTAGTAGAGTTGACATGACTTCATATAAGAAAGTGGTTCCTTCAAAGGCTGATTTAATTATATTTGCATCCCCAGTTTATGGAGGGCGTATCCCATCAAGTATTATGAAATGCTTTGAAATGAAGTGTACAAAAGCAAAGAAAATAGTTGGAATTGCAGTATATGGTAATATGAGTTGTGGAGTAAGTCTTAAACAGTATAGTAAATTGGCAAGAAAGCATAGTTGTTTATTAATAGGAGTAGGAGCATTTATTGGTGAACATACTTATTCCTTAGAGGAAGCTCCAATTGCCAGATGTAGGCCTAATGAGACAGATCTTGAGCAAGCAAAGTTATTTGGATTAGCAATTCAAGATAAAGTAAATAGAGGAATAAATGAAGAAGTTAAAATTCCTAATACACTGTTTCCACTATTTATTGAAAAGTTTCCAGAAGGGATGGTTAAAGTAGGTGTTAAGAAACCTATTATTCAAGGAAGTTGTAATGGATGTGGTTTATGTGAAAAAAGTTGTCCTACGAAAGCTATAGATCCTAACACATTTATAATAGATAACAAGAAGTGTATAAGATGTTTTTCATGTGTTAAAAAGTGTAATAGAAATGCACGAAAAGCAGAATTAATTATAAAAGGATTAAAGTATCTTTTTTCATATATTGGAAGGAAAAACAAAGAAAGTGCTTGGATAATATAA
- a CDS encoding TetR/AcrR family transcriptional regulator — translation MNRTESPIALQSKRWIMESLIELMNKKTFQEITISELTAHADLGRRTFYRNFTSKEDVLEFYFQNLIQELIDYLSIYENLTPKICLHQIFTLCNDNKTFLTGLNRSKMLGFLLDQWNSSLPTIHEMMIDKIPNFPNQYNEVALAYTLAFNTGGVWNVVSKWISSDMEQTPEEMTTIVMDLIKFNYENS, via the coding sequence ATGAATCGTACAGAAAGCCCAATTGCTTTACAGTCAAAAAGATGGATTATGGAATCATTAATAGAGTTGATGAATAAAAAAACATTTCAAGAAATAACAATCAGCGAATTAACTGCTCATGCTGATTTAGGAAGAAGAACTTTCTATCGTAACTTTACTTCAAAAGAAGATGTCTTAGAATTCTATTTCCAAAACTTAATTCAAGAATTGATCGATTATTTATCAATATATGAAAATCTAACGCCCAAAATTTGTTTGCATCAAATCTTTACGTTATGTAATGATAATAAAACATTTTTAACAGGTTTAAATAGAAGCAAAATGCTAGGATTTCTTTTGGATCAATGGAATAGTTCGCTTCCAACTATTCACGAAATGATGATAGACAAAATCCCCAACTTTCCTAACCAATATAATGAAGTAGCATTAGCTTATACACTAGCTTTTAACACAGGTGGTGTTTGGAATGTAGTTTCAAAATGGATTAGCTCTGATATGGAGCAGACACCTGAAGAAATGACAACTATTGTTATGGACCTAATTAAATTTAATTATGAAAATAGCTAA
- a CDS encoding EFR1 family ferrodoxin (N-terminal region resembles flavodoxins. C-terminal ferrodoxin region binds two 4Fe-4S clusters.) has protein sequence MNKIYYFTGTGNSLQIANDLSIKLGEGTTFKIAEYCGERIEAHTLGIIFPVYNWGLPLIICDFLKKLNVSERTYIYAIANYGGLAGKALDQCRDILEKKGLKLSSGFLINMPGNYILGYGAKSKKVQDKLFAKEATKINDIVQCINNKKECEIERSHAVIDRIFCNYFYKAVAGFHEADRNYIVNDNCIGCGLCAKRCPVNNITMIDGKPSWNHNCELCLACIQSCPKKAIDYKGVIAKRKQYLNPNVKL, from the coding sequence ATGAATAAAATATATTATTTTACCGGTACAGGCAATAGCTTACAGATTGCCAATGATTTGAGCATAAAACTTGGTGAAGGTACAACTTTTAAAATTGCAGAATATTGTGGAGAAAGAATAGAGGCGCATACTTTAGGTATTATTTTTCCTGTTTATAATTGGGGATTGCCATTAATTATTTGTGATTTTTTGAAAAAACTAAATGTCTCAGAGCGAACATATATTTATGCTATTGCAAATTATGGAGGACTTGCTGGTAAAGCACTTGACCAGTGTAGAGATATACTAGAAAAGAAAGGACTAAAATTGTCTTCAGGTTTTTTAATTAATATGCCTGGCAATTATATTTTGGGGTATGGCGCAAAAAGCAAGAAAGTTCAGGACAAGTTATTTGCAAAAGAAGCAACTAAAATTAATGATATAGTTCAGTGCATAAATAATAAAAAAGAGTGTGAAATTGAAAGAAGCCATGCAGTTATAGATCGTATATTTTGCAACTACTTCTATAAGGCTGTTGCTGGCTTTCATGAAGCAGACAGAAACTATATAGTTAATGATAATTGTATTGGATGTGGTTTATGTGCAAAAAGATGTCCTGTAAATAATATTACTATGATTGATGGTAAGCCAAGCTGGAATCATAATTGTGAATTATGTTTAGCATGTATTCAAAGTTGTCCAAAGAAAGCAATTGACTATAAAGGGGTAATAGCAAAAAGAAAGCAGTATTTAAATCCTAATGTAAAGTTATAG
- a CDS encoding AraC family transcriptional regulator has product MSEIFKFGNPMMILADYKNPEPHKHLAIHLIISLGGEMEWTIEKNKVRCRGIFINSDVTHSGIVDKQGSIVFLFTEISSYTVSLKKKYLQGNPYEVLEDEVVDAMLNEYMSYRNDKGKLDEILLKQCGLDNLYKYRYEERVEKVLTYISGVKTIEPSIVEDLSNHVYLSKSRLSHLFKGQTGMTLHSYLAFEKLIKTFEYLHEGMNVTEACVLAGFSSSSHCSSTFKRMFGISLRDINKTIKK; this is encoded by the coding sequence ATGTCTGAAATTTTTAAGTTTGGCAATCCTATGATGATATTAGCTGATTATAAAAATCCAGAACCTCATAAACACCTTGCTATACATCTAATTATTTCTTTAGGTGGAGAAATGGAATGGACAATTGAAAAAAATAAGGTACGATGTCGTGGTATTTTCATTAATTCAGATGTAACACATTCAGGGATTGTAGATAAACAAGGTTCAATTGTATTTCTATTTACTGAAATAAGTAGTTATACTGTCTCTTTAAAGAAAAAATATCTTCAAGGAAATCCTTATGAAGTTTTAGAGGATGAAGTTGTGGATGCAATGCTTAATGAATATATGAGTTATAGGAATGATAAAGGAAAACTTGATGAAATATTGTTAAAGCAATGTGGATTGGATAATTTATATAAATATAGATATGAAGAGAGAGTAGAAAAAGTTTTAACTTACATTAGTGGAGTAAAGACAATCGAACCTTCAATTGTTGAGGATTTAAGCAATCATGTATATTTATCTAAGAGTAGATTATCACATTTATTTAAGGGGCAGACAGGAATGACATTACATAGCTATCTTGCATTTGAGAAACTTATTAAGACTTTTGAATATTTGCATGAAGGAATGAATGTCACTGAGGCATGTGTATTAGCAGGTTTTAGTAGTTCATCTCATTGCTCGTCTACGTTTAAAAGGATGTTTGGCATATCATTAAGAGATATAAATAAAACAATAAAAAAATAG
- the mnmH gene encoding tRNA 2-selenouridine(34) synthase MnmH has product MKKLSITNDFKSIVLDDIKLIDVRAPIEYEKGAMLNSINLPILSNEERHIIGICYKEKGNEEATKLGYQIVSGKIKENRVTSWVKCFEEDPNTMIYCFRGGSRSTIAQTWIYEATGKDIVKLDGGYKAFRNYLIDSLEPENINSKPLVLTGYTGSGKTKVLNKLKNSIDLEGIAHHRGSTFGHYITPQPTQINFENNLAYSIIKHGDKNYKHIILEDESKNIGKSFIPKNFYNYFQSGDVVFLTATVEERVENILEEYVINGQRDHMKAITERELALETWLNDMIASMERVKGKLGGDRTKVIIEELKLAYNNQIATNSIDRHRNWIELFLTNYYDPMYRHSIEKSNGNVIFKGNSFEVLEFVEELER; this is encoded by the coding sequence ATGAAGAAATTAAGCATAACAAATGATTTTAAAAGTATAGTATTGGATGATATAAAGTTAATAGATGTTAGAGCTCCTATTGAGTATGAAAAGGGTGCTATGTTAAACTCAATAAATTTGCCTATATTATCTAACGAAGAGAGGCATATCATAGGTATATGTTATAAAGAAAAAGGTAATGAGGAAGCTACAAAGCTAGGATATCAGATTGTATCTGGAAAAATAAAAGAAAATAGGGTAACCTCATGGGTAAAATGTTTTGAGGAAGATCCTAATACCATGATTTATTGTTTCAGAGGTGGTTCTCGTTCAACTATAGCACAGACTTGGATATATGAAGCTACGGGTAAGGATATAGTAAAACTAGATGGAGGTTATAAAGCATTTCGTAATTATCTTATAGACTCTTTGGAACCAGAAAATATTAACTCAAAACCTTTAGTTTTAACTGGATATACAGGTTCAGGCAAAACTAAAGTACTGAATAAACTGAAAAATTCTATAGATTTAGAGGGAATTGCTCATCATAGGGGTTCCACTTTTGGCCACTATATTACTCCACAACCTACACAAATAAACTTTGAAAATAATTTAGCTTATAGCATAATTAAGCATGGGGATAAAAATTATAAACATATTATTTTAGAAGATGAGAGTAAGAACATCGGGAAAAGTTTCATACCTAAGAATTTTTATAATTACTTTCAAAGTGGAGATGTAGTATTTTTAACTGCTACTGTAGAGGAAAGAGTAGAAAATATACTAGAGGAGTATGTTATAAATGGACAGAGAGATCATATGAAAGCCATAACAGAGAGAGAGTTGGCATTAGAAACTTGGCTAAATGATATGATAGCTAGTATGGAAAGAGTTAAGGGTAAACTTGGCGGAGATAGGACGAAGGTAATAATCGAAGAACTTAAACTAGCTTATAATAATCAGATAGCTACTAATAGTATTGATAGGCATAGAAATTGGATAGAGCTATTCTTAACTAATTATTATGATCCAATGTATAGGCATTCTATAGAGAAATCTAATGGAAATGTAATATTTAAAGGCAACAGCTTCGAAGTATTAGAGTTTGTAGAAGAATTAGAAAGATGA
- the selD gene encoding selenide, water dikinase SelD, giving the protein MNNTIKLTALTKTSGCAAKIGPGVLDSVLKNLPKFEDSNLLVGFDKKDDALVYKVSEDKVVIQTVDFFPPMVDDPYTFGQIAATNALSDVYAMGGSPTIAMNLLCFPSCLDSSIMHDILAGGYSKVQEAGAIIAGGHTIADPTPKYGLCVTGFAHPSEILTNSKAKTGDVLVLTKPLGIGILNTAAKAELLTSDEIKEVTKIMTELNRYAKESFANLKVNACTDITGFSLIGHGYEMASGSDKSIEFFSDTVPLLPKALEYAKMGIIPEGMYNNQDYLKHIHKCSTNISQEMHDALLDPQTSGGLLLSMPEKDAKEYLSRMECYTPWARIIGQVTEKNDYSVIIK; this is encoded by the coding sequence ATGAATAATACTATAAAGCTAACTGCACTTACCAAGACTTCAGGTTGTGCTGCTAAAATAGGTCCTGGTGTTTTGGATTCTGTTCTTAAGAACTTACCTAAATTTGAAGATTCTAATCTATTAGTAGGCTTTGATAAAAAGGATGATGCTCTTGTTTACAAGGTATCTGAAGATAAGGTAGTAATACAAACCGTTGATTTTTTCCCTCCTATGGTGGATGACCCATACACTTTTGGGCAAATAGCTGCTACAAATGCTTTAAGTGATGTATATGCCATGGGAGGAAGTCCAACTATTGCAATGAACTTATTATGTTTTCCATCTTGCTTAGATTCATCAATAATGCATGATATCTTGGCAGGAGGATACAGTAAAGTTCAAGAAGCTGGTGCAATTATTGCTGGTGGTCATACTATTGCAGATCCAACTCCTAAATATGGCCTTTGCGTTACTGGCTTTGCTCATCCTAGTGAAATTCTTACTAATAGTAAAGCTAAAACAGGCGATGTTCTTGTCTTAACGAAACCACTAGGTATAGGTATTTTAAATACTGCTGCCAAAGCAGAATTATTAACCTCTGATGAAATAAAAGAAGTTACTAAAATAATGACTGAATTGAATAGATATGCTAAAGAATCCTTTGCAAATTTAAAAGTAAATGCATGTACTGATATTACAGGCTTCAGCTTAATTGGTCACGGTTATGAAATGGCTAGTGGAAGTGATAAATCCATAGAATTTTTTAGCGATACAGTTCCATTGCTACCAAAAGCTTTAGAATATGCAAAGATGGGAATTATTCCAGAAGGAATGTACAATAATCAAGATTATTTAAAACATATTCATAAATGTTCAACTAACATTTCTCAAGAAATGCATGATGCACTGCTTGATCCTCAAACCTCTGGTGGACTATTACTATCCATGCCTGAAAAAGACGCTAAGGAATACTTATCTAGAATGGAATGTTATACTCCATGGGCAAGGATTATAGGGCAGGTAACTGAGAAAAATGACTATAGTGTCATAATAAAATAA
- the yedF gene encoding sulfurtransferase-like selenium metabolism protein YedF encodes MSKNIDARGKNCPMPVIMAKKEIEQGGKFFTVQVDNKIAVENLKKFANSQGYEINVEEANGDFNVKFSNGCEECEEILAKVENKKPLGDWCIFVNKNTIGVGNEELGQSLMKMFFYTLSEGSDYPKHILFMNDGVKVPTLNDQAIEHLKALEEMGVQLLVCGACLNFYSLEEKLSVGKVSNMYEIVDVMKSAAKVITL; translated from the coding sequence ATGAGTAAAAACATAGATGCAAGAGGAAAAAACTGCCCTATGCCTGTAATAATGGCGAAAAAAGAAATTGAGCAAGGAGGAAAGTTCTTTACAGTTCAAGTTGATAATAAAATTGCTGTAGAGAATTTGAAAAAGTTTGCTAACAGCCAAGGCTATGAAATTAATGTAGAAGAGGCTAATGGCGATTTTAATGTAAAGTTTTCTAATGGTTGCGAAGAGTGTGAAGAGATACTAGCTAAGGTGGAAAATAAAAAGCCACTTGGAGATTGGTGTATTTTTGTAAACAAAAATACAATTGGAGTTGGAAATGAGGAACTAGGCCAATCTTTGATGAAGATGTTTTTTTATACATTATCAGAAGGTAGCGATTATCCAAAGCATATCTTATTTATGAATGATGGAGTAAAGGTTCCAACCTTAAATGATCAAGCAATTGAACATTTAAAAGCCTTAGAAGAAATGGGAGTTCAATTATTAGTTTGTGGAGCTTGTCTTAACTTCTATAGTTTAGAAGAAAAGCTTTCTGTGGGAAAGGTAAGCAATATGTACGAAATTGTTGACGTCATGAAGTCAGCAGCTAAGGTAATTACACTTTAA
- a CDS encoding helix-turn-helix domain-containing protein, with product MSYAEYLQKSIDYIEENIKQPITIEACAEAAGFSKYHFYRLFTLFVGVPLMEYVRKRRLAYAMQDVNRGRRIIDIALDFEYGSERTFRRAFQNEYGESPVKFRNKHYAIPEKLILKENKSIIWGGITMEYNFSDVKIEKLDTMYVASSYVISNNPEADVMDFMTEWMEKNNIDIKSRQFGFDIPVSEEQSQKNLRGYECWIKVNENTNVSEDVKLKKIDECDYAILRITNPFSNPFEVIPAGWKALAEWVRLNGYMPDCSTNKVNKERYWLEEKFQQNGITYMNLYFPLN from the coding sequence ATGAGTTATGCTGAATATTTGCAGAAATCTATAGATTACATTGAAGAGAATATTAAGCAACCTATCACAATTGAAGCTTGTGCTGAGGCAGCAGGATTCTCAAAATATCACTTTTATAGGCTATTTACCTTATTTGTTGGAGTTCCATTAATGGAATATGTGAGAAAAAGGCGACTAGCTTATGCAATGCAGGATGTGAACCGGGGAAGACGCATTATTGATATTGCACTTGATTTTGAATATGGCTCAGAGCGAACCTTTAGAAGGGCATTTCAAAACGAGTATGGTGAATCACCAGTTAAATTTAGGAATAAGCATTATGCTATACCAGAGAAACTAATACTGAAAGAAAATAAATCTATAATTTGGGGAGGAATAACTATGGAATATAATTTTAGTGATGTAAAAATTGAAAAATTAGATACTATGTATGTGGCAAGTTCATATGTAATTAGTAATAATCCTGAAGCAGATGTAATGGATTTTATGACAGAATGGATGGAAAAAAACAATATTGATATTAAGTCAAGACAATTTGGATTCGATATTCCTGTTTCAGAAGAACAAAGCCAGAAGAACCTTAGGGGATACGAGTGTTGGATAAAAGTAAATGAAAATACTAATGTATCTGAAGACGTGAAACTGAAAAAGATAGATGAATGTGATTATGCAATCTTAAGAATAACAAATCCATTTTCTAATCCCTTTGAAGTTATACCCGCTGGTTGGAAGGCACTGGCAGAGTGGGTAAGACTAAATGGATATATGCCAGATTGCAGTACCAATAAAGTCAATAAGGAGAGATATTGGCTTGAGGAAAAGTTTCAACAAAATGGTATTACTTATATGAATCTGTATTTCCCATTAAACTAA
- a CDS encoding GNAT family N-acetyltransferase translates to MNFKLAALSEVYAKQICDWKYEGEYAVYNYPEWNIILKQKWGITQEEKRNKEFIAVLDKCGDLCGYIRFVDNHDFVTVGLGLKPSLCGLGFGYVFMQLIKNECEKREYQKIILEVRSFNKRAIKCYKQAGFKDVDVYNKNTLTGECEFVKMEFCF, encoded by the coding sequence ATGAATTTTAAATTAGCAGCTTTAAGTGAAGTTTATGCAAAACAAATATGTGATTGGAAGTATGAAGGGGAATATGCTGTTTATAATTATCCAGAATGGAATATTATTCTTAAGCAAAAATGGGGTATTACTCAAGAAGAAAAAAGGAACAAAGAGTTTATTGCTGTTCTAGACAAATGTGGAGATTTATGTGGATACATAAGATTCGTAGATAATCATGACTTTGTAACTGTAGGTCTAGGATTAAAACCTTCCTTATGTGGTCTTGGCTTTGGTTATGTATTTATGCAATTAATAAAAAATGAATGTGAGAAAAGAGAATATCAAAAGATTATTTTAGAAGTTCGTTCTTTTAATAAAAGAGCGATTAAGTGCTATAAACAGGCTGGATTTAAAGATGTTGATGTCTATAATAAAAACACACTGACGGGAGAGTGTGAGTTTGTTAAGATGGAGTTTTGCTTTTAG
- a CDS encoding permease, with translation MTAIILYSLCFILLCISFFKDKEKTKIALKKGWKSFEVIMPQFLGIIFIVGLILAILNPSVISKLIGSSSGFPGVFISAVVGSIVTMPTFVAFSTGNTLLNNGAGYAQVAALISNLTMVGIITLGLEAKYIGKKAAVLRNFLAFLFSFIVAVFISLTMSH, from the coding sequence ATGACTGCTATAATTTTATATTCCCTCTGCTTTATTCTTCTTTGTATATCATTTTTTAAAGATAAAGAAAAAACAAAAATTGCATTAAAAAAGGGTTGGAAGAGCTTTGAAGTTATAATGCCTCAATTTTTAGGAATTATCTTTATAGTTGGATTGATTCTAGCTATATTAAACCCTAGTGTTATTTCTAAGTTGATTGGTAGTTCTTCCGGTTTTCCTGGTGTTTTTATATCTGCTGTAGTTGGCTCTATTGTTACAATGCCAACCTTTGTTGCTTTTTCTACAGGCAACACCCTTCTTAATAATGGTGCTGGATATGCGCAGGTAGCTGCTTTAATATCTAACTTAACTATGGTTGGAATTATAACTTTAGGATTAGAAGCTAAATATATAGGTAAAAAGGCTGCAGTGCTTAGAAACTTTCTAGCCTTTCTATTTTCTTTTATTGTGGCAGTTTTTATAAGCCTTACCATGAGCCACTAG
- a CDS encoding permease, whose amino-acid sequence MKSLIKRYSFFIVTLFITAAVTLINIDTGMKTVAVAWSSLLQMLEVLPPIMVMLGLMDVWVSKEKMIKYMGVDSGFKGIVLAIFFASIAAGPMYAAFPFIPVLIKKEVKFSNIILFLNAWCVIKISTLLFEISGLGFRFTFYRFVIDLPGIIIMSFLIEKILSKKDLDLLYCNWKDDNVN is encoded by the coding sequence ATGAAGAGCTTAATTAAAAGATATAGCTTTTTTATTGTTACATTATTTATTACTGCTGCTGTTACCTTAATAAATATTGATACAGGCATGAAAACTGTAGCTGTGGCTTGGTCAAGTCTCTTACAAATGCTTGAGGTGTTACCTCCAATCATGGTGATGCTTGGACTTATGGATGTGTGGGTATCAAAGGAAAAAATGATAAAATATATGGGCGTTGATTCAGGATTTAAAGGTATTGTTCTTGCAATCTTTTTTGCAAGTATAGCTGCTGGGCCTATGTATGCTGCCTTTCCGTTTATTCCTGTACTTATAAAGAAAGAAGTTAAATTCAGTAATATAATTTTATTTCTGAATGCTTGGTGCGTAATCAAGATTTCAACTCTTTTATTTGAAATCTCAGGCTTAGGCTTTAGATTTACTTTTTATAGATTTGTTATAGACTTGCCTGGAATAATAATAATGAGTTTTCTCATTGAAAAGATTCTTTCTAAAAAGGACTTGGATTTATTATATTGTAATTGGAAAGATGATAATGTAAATTAA